The Chlorocebus sabaeus isolate Y175 chromosome 16, mChlSab1.0.hap1, whole genome shotgun sequence genome window below encodes:
- the LOC140708633 gene encoding acid-sensing ion channel 2-like codes for MDLKESPSEGSLQPSSIQIFANTSTLHGIRHIFVYGPLTIRRVLWAVAFVGSLGLLLVESSERVSYYFSYQHVTKVDEVVAQSLVFPAVTLCNLNGFRFSRLTTNDLYHAGELLALLDVNLQIPDPHLADPSVLEALRQKANFKHYKPKQFSMLEFLHRVGHDLKDMMLYCKFKGQECGHQDFTTVSTWFSAHSGPLEKWCAGGLLLGLGSPCALGQEREQCLTRRPRG; via the coding sequence ATGGACCTCAAGGAGAGCCCCAGCGAGGGCAGCCTGCAACCTTCTAGCATCCAGATCTTCGCCAACACCTCCACCCTCCATGGCATCCGCCACATCTTCGTGTATGGGCCGCTGACCATCCGGCGTGTGCTTTGGGCAGTGGCCTTCGTGGGCTCCCTGGGCCTGCTGCTGGTGGAGAGCTCTGAGAGGGTGTCCTACTACTTCTCCTACCAGCACGTCACCAAGGTGGATGAAGTGGTGGCTCAAAGCCTGGTCTTCCCAGCTGTGACCCTCTGCAACCTCAATGGCTTCCGGTTCTCCAGGCTCACCACCAATGACCTGTACCATGCGGGGGAGCTGCTGGCCCTGCTGGATGTCAACTTGCAGATCCCGGACCCCCATCTGGCTGACCCCTCTGTGCTGGAAGCCCTGCGGCAGAAGGCCAACTTCAAGCACTACAAACCCAAGCAGTTCAGCATGCTGGAGTTCCTGCACCGTGTGGGCCATGACCTGAAGGATATGATGCTCTACTGCAAGTTCAAAGGGCAGGAGTGCGGCCACCAAGACTTCACCACAGTGAGTACTTGGTTTTCAGCTCACTCTGGTCCTCTGGAGAAGTGGTGCGCCGGTGGTCTCCTGCTTGGTTTGGGGTCTCCTTGTGCTTTGGGACAGGAGAGAGAGCAGTGCCTCACCCGAAGGCCACGAGGGTAG